A region of the Lycium barbarum isolate Lr01 chromosome 1, ASM1917538v2, whole genome shotgun sequence genome:
AGGAATTCCTTTCTGATGTTTAGTTACTAAAGGGAAAAAAATGAATTCCCTCACTCATAAGCACAAGTCATTTTCCATACAATTATTATAAAGTTTTATTCCATATTACTTGCTTCAACTAATTATACATTCAGATATTGATTTTTAATGATTTAAATTGGAGCAATATTATAATAGAAGTGGAAAATTTTAGTTTTCTTAAGTAGTGAGTGAAAACGAGAAAAACAAAATTATGGATCAAGAGGTAAATTTGTTCATTGCTACTCTACTCTTTTTAGGGGAGTACCTATTTTCTTTCAATCGTTTGGCACCTTTTATTTTTCTCGTCTTTTGTGACATTAATTGAAGGAGTGTATCTGTTGTTCAAATTGAAGCATTAATGCATGACGTATACAGGAAATAGGAAACAGGAAATATTTACTTCCCTTTTGATTTGCCCACACAAGGAGGAGGACAAGTTATTTTTCATCATTGTGCATGATTTTTACATGGATAATAATGTCTTTAAATGCCTTATTTGATTCTCATTTCGACATGGCTGTTGCAGGAGGCTACCTAAAAACTCATGATTTCTTGCAACCTCTGGAACAAGCAAGGAAGACAGTTGggaaagaagaaaataaagtTGAGGTAGCTATAGAAAAGCCTCCTTCAGCAGAACACATTCTTCCTGGTGGCATTGGCACCTATAGCATTTCTTATTTGCAGCAACGGGTTCCAAAGCCAGAAGCAGATACATTTGCTGTTACACAGGCTAGTAGTACTGATAGAGACGATAGAAACTCAAACTGCAGTTCTTACTCGGGCAGTGGTTTCACACTATGGAATGAATCTGCCATAAAAAAGGGAAAGACAGGGAAGGAGAATTTCGCTGGATATAGACATGTTGTTAGAGGTACATTTTCATTTCTTGGTTTCTACATACTCCGTGTCTTTCTTGAAAGTTGAATTTTGTGAAAATGGCAGTCATCTTCCCGATGCATATATAGTCTTGCGATAAGAGTCTCCTGGTAACAACCATTTCTGAAAGAAAACTTTAAATGACCTCTCTTTTTCATTCTTTGATTCGATTAAGATCACTATAGTATTATCCGTGGAGTTAAGCTTGAAGAATTCAGCGCCAGTTAACAATTGTTATGTGCTTCGCAATAGCAGGTGTGAATATTGGAGCAGGGGAACTCACGACCTCATTGGAACGGCAATCACAATTGTcttcaaatcataatcataacaaCGCTACCTTGAGCTCGCTCTCATCTCCTCAGTCAGTGACTTGCCTCCATTCATAAGAATGCTTCTCACATGTCTTGATATTCTGTGCTTCTAATTCTAACTCTTCAAATTACTTTGCAGGCAACCATCAGCTATGGAGAACCAGAGTTTCATGCATATGCTAACATCGGCTAAGAATGCACAGGAAGAAGATtatgacgaagaagaagaagaagaatttgttgttaagaAAGAGTCACCTTCACCATCCAGAGGTTTGTCTTGCATAAGTCTGATAATTGCTTCTCTCAGTACACTGAATTTGCCTTCTTTAACAGAAACATAACTAATTGTATAGGCAATTTATCAGTGAAAGTCGATGGAAGAAGCAGTGATCAGAAGCCAAATACTCCACGCTCGAAGCACTCAGCAACAGagcaaagaagaagaagcaagaTCAATGACAGGCATGTTTACAAACATAATTTATAGTtttgagaaaagaaaagaaaagaaagttttTGATGTTGTGACCATTTTTTGGGGGAAGGGGAATGTTGGTATGATCCCAGTATTTATGCATTGACTAGCACACTCTTCATTCTGTTTTTACTAGCCTCTTATTTGAAGCACATCAAGAAGCTCCCTCTGCCTAGATGTCATGTGTTAATTTGACAGTTTTAATTCCTATGCTGAACCCATACTAGGTTTTATATTACCATCGCTCAATTCTGTCAATATGTTATGAAACTTATGCACGGTCGAGATGACAAGGTCAATGAAAATTGAACTAATACCtttgaaacttcttatatcagatttCTGAAGTTGAGAGAGATCATCCCTCATAGTGACCAGAAGAGGGATAAAGCATCATTCTTGCTTGAGGTACTTGATGTCCTATAAGATTAAGTACTCTGTTTACCATAAAACTGTATACCGAATAAGTAAAATTTATTCTGTAGGTTATCGAATATGTTCAATTCCTGCAAGAAAAAGTGCACAAGTATGAGGGATCATATCAAGGCATGGAGAATAAACCTTCAACATTACCATGGGTAAATCCTTGGTCTTTCTCATTGTTTTGCCTACTTTCTTTAGGTCTTTAGTCTTAACTATCCTTGTTTTGAAACGTCATTGGGCTTGGATCTTCACAATAGTTAGGATGAGCGGcttaatatttattttaataCTAGTGTATATTAAGATGGAAGAGCTGGTCAGCAACTGATAAGTAGGAGATACGTTGTTGTAGTTAGCACATGCTAGATGATTGGAGATCTACATGATTGGAGATCTAGATGTATTTGGAATCTTACCTTGCTTGTGTATGTGCAAAACCATCTATCTAGCTTTCGAAGTAAATAACGTATCAATGGGATTTGGCTTTGAAATACGGGGGTTAACTGGTGGAACTCTAATTACATACTGTATATACGGTGATAATGTATACAATCAAAAGAACAGGATACATTTTGTTTCACTGTAGATAGCATCAAATCCATGTAACATGCCTATTTCTTAGTGCATTCATCAACGCAATCAGTGATTCTTCTTATTTCATGAAAGCAGAATAAGTGCCATAGATTGGCTCAAGGTTTCATTGATCATTCTCAAGGCACAAACAGTGCATCTTGCCCTGCACTTATACATGCTGCAAAGTTTGACGAGAACAAAATTGGAATCTCTGCTACAGGGCCTGCCAATGTACAGAAACTGGAGCCAATCAGAACTCCAAATGTGAAAGAAAGCAGTCTGCTGTCTGAATTAACAAACAAGGCAGCAACACATTGTATGCAGCCAAACACGTTTCCATTATGTGGAAATACTAGCATAGCGTCGCTGCAGTCAATACTGGCAGCTGATACTGGCATGTTGGAATTGAAGTCTCAGTCTCAATTTTCACTAAGCAGACCGAATATGACTAATTATGCTGTTACAAATGACAAGCCAAAAGGCCAAGAGGTGTCTATAGAAAGCGGTACAATCACCATCTCCAGTGCCTATTCTCAAAGGTTAGAATTCTCTGGTCTCTGTTGTTTTAGTTCATGCATCATTGATAattttgttcttttcttaattccTTTACTACACATAATTCTGTACTCTAATCAAAACATTTTCATCATCTTCTGAGTATCGTATTGCTTGTGCTTTACCTGGATATACTTACTTTAGTAGAGACTTGAGTTAAGTATATTTTGGTGTTGGCAGGTTGTTAAACACGTTGAAACAAGCATTGCAGAATTCTGGTGTAGATTTGTCACAAGCCGATATGTCAGTGCAAATTGATCTTGGGAAACGAGCAAGTGATAAATTAAATGCTTCAACGTCCAATGTTAAGGTACGTACACTCATTTTAGTTTCAATAATTTTCTATTACTTCTTAATTCTATAATCAAGCCACAGAAGTAACAACCTTAACTTTGACACAATTCCCAGGGTGACAACATTTCCACAAGCAATCAACCAACTCCGCAGTTCATAGATACAAGCACAGGGGAGGAATCTGTCCATGCCTTCAAACGGCTCAAAAAAAGTTAAAAGCAAATTTAACACTATTCTTTTGCAACTGATTCAGTTTAAATTTTTTCCTTCCCTTCTAGTTCTGAAGGGATATTCATGTCTACACCTGGTATAGAATATCTCCCCTAATCGGATCGTAGGCCACTGTAAATGTGATTCTTTTTCTTTTCGGCCCCCTTTTCCTTTTCGGTTGTTTGGCTGCACAGGATTGTTCTGGCTAGAGTTTGATATTTATTACTTGTAGTGAAATATCAAGAAATCATTTATCATTATATGAGGCTTCCATGCTCATGTTGAGAAGCCGCTTTTTAATATAAGGCTTCCATTCATTCCATCTGAAGTGTCTGGGACATCTTTCTAGAGTATCTTTATATAACGTGATGAGGAAACCTTAATGAAAATCATTTGATTCAATTGAATCATTTCTTTTCGTTTTATCTTCATTTTATAGTTATTAACTTGCTCCAGAGAAAGGGGTGTGACAGCAGGGGCGGATCTAGTGTAATGTATGTGGGTTCCCGGGAACCCACATCCAATAGCCCGAATTCTGTATTTATATTGGGAGTCTGTTAATTATATAACAAATTGCTAGTTGGGAACCCATTACTAAAAGAAGTTGTTGGCTCAACGGCAACGAAGGAACCTTGATTCAGCGCTCATGTTCTTGACGTAGGATGAATTCCCCTTGGAGTCTTTTTGTCCGAATTTGCATATTAGTTCATTTTACTAGGAACCCACAAGCTTAAAATCTTGGATCCGCCTCTGTGTGACAGGTTGCTCAGAAGCACAGTATGTAGAATTTTCTTTTGGCCAATCTGCTCAACATATGCTAAAAGTCTTGTTCTCGCAAATCATGAAAAGGTAACAGAGTTGATGTGCCTTGAGGTCTTTGTTATAGGTTACAGGTCTTGGCTTAGGTGAGTTGCTGGGCAAGTAATGTTGTATCATGTTTTATAATTTGGTGTTAATTTAGAGCAACGCATTGTAGTGGGATCTTGGAACAATGGCTAGTGGTTTCGTATGTCAGAAAGCGATGAACAAATTTACACATATGCCGTGTTTACACACAACCAATGAATACGTGAGACGTCTCTTATATTTACGCATTTAACATATCCATGGTTAAAGAATATAGAGATTGACATAAATAGTTGTCCACCAAAATAATAATcagtaaatatatattttttgtatattaatgtataatatacataaaatatacatttGTCATACATGATAATatatttttcttatatatatttgGCTAGTGAATGTAATTATTTTTAGCTGACCGGCCAAATGTTTAAGTTGCCCTAAAGACTGCGCAATTTTCAACTCAATCATTAGAAGAAATTGCAGGGTttatccttcaaatgggctggtctttatatttttcccttcaaattCTAACTTATGCCTAGCGGGGCATAAGTTCTTAAGGCACGAGGGCCATTCACACAAATGTCCTATTTCaagggtgatctttaatttttgcccctcaaattgctggacTTTATTTTTTGCCCTCGGCACTctaagtggccgaaaatatcctTAAGATTCTTAGTTCGAACCCCAGCAGAGTATAAAAAAAGTTCGCAAGACAAGATTTCATAGCAAATTATGCCcattcgggcaaaagttatgccttaaggcatagtttgtaTGTAAGTATGCCTTGTACGGCATAGTTCTGTAGAAACTAAGTTAATAGAAACTATGTCTTGTCTGGCATAGttttgtagaaattaagttatactacaaaactaggcatagtttctataatatgccttgcgaaattattattattattattattattattattattattattattattattatttgcctCTGCTGGGATTCAAACTCGAATCTTGGGTTTCATAGACCAGCAAATAAGGATAATTtggcccacaaattttcattaaatgagaagtagggccaaaaaataaagaccaccgatttgagggccaaaaattaaagaccagtccatatgaaGGATATTTGGCGCAATTTTTTGAAAGCACGGAACATAACTTTtgagatattatgatgcgaaattATAAACTTGTGCGATGTGAAAAAGTTGTTTTCCTtgagggtcaaaaattaaagaccagctcaAAATAGCGacacaaaagtgcaaatgaccccaaTGTTTTTCTATTTGCcagatttctttttctttttctttttttttggcacGGATTACCCCTTCAtttggggcggtctttaatttttgccttttaaATTTTCCtattcgcctaataccccgaggttgtgagttcgaatcccagctcagtaaaaaaaaatcacaaggtagaATTTTACAAATTTATCCTTGagccttaaggtagaatttgcagcgaaattctgcctgaaggataaaagttaaagaccaccattttgagggacaaattaaagatcaccccagcgaaggacaatcctgcaaattgcccgccAGATTTTATTTGCTCTTCTCGGCCCAATTTTATCTTAGTCCAAGCTATAAACCCAACTTGTATTGCTGCTTAGCCAATTATCTTCTTCCATGAGCTTTGACCAAAAGAAATAGTACTAATAAATGattaaaaaaattggaaaaactTAAACAGTAAAAAAAGAGGGCGGGTTacattactttactttactactattTAAGAAGAGTGAGTTGTTACTCTTCTTTCTCGTCATCCGTCCGTCCCAATTGGGCAATTTGCAGAATTgccttttttttggggtggtaatTAAATTTTACTCCTCATATTTATGATCTTTAAATTTTATCTTTCGGTTAAAACTTATAGGTTTCGGGTTTAAAAtttcgctcagtcaaaaattttaaaaaaatttgcaaagtagagtttaaatttcgctatgccccctccaGCAGACTTTTaatcatgtttaactaaaagtctgccggagggagcagactttgccttgaagcatatatacgtatttttttttaacttttcaaggtaaacttttagtaatgccttaactaaaagtgtgatccataaaacataactaatagtatgccccataaggcgtaagttttccttaaggcataattaaaagtttgtcttataagacaaagtttaaattttgctatgccccctccagcagacttttagttgtgtttaactagaagtctgccggagggggcagacttttagttgtgtttaactataAGTCTGCCgaagggggcagacttttagttgtgtttaactaaaagtctaccccctccggcagactttgccttgaagcatatatatatatatatatatatatatatatattttattttattttacttttcaaggtaaacttttagttatgctttaactaaaaagtgtgccacaaaaacataactaaaagtatgaccataaggtggaacttttccttaaggcataacttaaactttgccttataaggcaaagtctatgccttaagaaaagttaTTGCCTTAtagggcataattttgttatgccttaactaaaattctgccccataaggcataactaaattgtgtcttaggaaaaattctgacttatggggcagacttttagttatgctggatccggcataactttaacttttccttaaagattatatgctggatccggcatacactcccccagtcctgcctggcgaaatttttattttattttatgcctgagcgggggttcgaacccagaacttcatgtatccgtccacctttccaagcaaagaGCAAAACTTaaaaaccacaaatatgaggggcaaaatttaaagaccacaaatttgaagggcaaaatttaaagaccaccccaaaagaagggcaatccgcgcaaaaaaatggtcccaatttaattttaaaaaattgtgggcccatttaacaacaactaatattaaaaaaaattgtgggctccataattttaatatatatatatatatatatatatatatatatccgttccaattaaaaaaattgtgggccccatatatattaaacaacaactaatattaaaaaaatagtgcaaattaataatgtcaaaaaaaaagtgccccccatattaaaaaatcaaaaaatattcatgtaatttccaaagtatctcattaagtcaataatgatggattcattgccacgtgcgtattcgtagcaaacactaatataataaagttttaaataaggagcacaaactataatgttatattaatcgtgtttttaaCATAGTATCCcgtattgacaaaatcaagcaatatatatatatatatatataaaagtgaatcccatattaaaaaaacaaacaatgctaaaaaaaaaaaattgtgggccccataattctaatatatatatatatgcataaaaatagtgtaaattaataatgtcaaaaaaaaactacaccccgtattaaaaaattaaaaaatattcatgtaatttccaaagtatctcattaagtcaataatgatggattcattgccacgtgcgtattcatagcaaacattaatataataaaattttagatacagaACAcgaactacaatgttatattaatcgtgttttgaacatagtatatgtatatatattatatacataaaaatagtacaaactaataatgtccaaaaaaaaaagtgcaccccataaagggtggatctcatactaaacaacatcaaccaatattaaaaaaaaaaaaaaaaaaaaaaaaagggaacacaccatctccaaactcaatgtaaaaaaaaaagtggaccccatattaacaaaataaagcaatataaaaaaaaataatgtaaaaaaaaaaagtgcagacttcgtattcgtagtaaacactaatatactaaagttttagatacggagtacaaaccacaatgttatattaatcgtgttttgaacatagtgtgtgtgtgtatatatatatatatatatatatttgtgggccccatatatattaaacaacaactaatattaaaaaaatagtgcaaattaataatgtccaaaaaaaaagtgcctcccatattaaaaaatcaaataatattcatgtaattttcaaattaTCTCATTAattcaataatgatggattcattgtcacgtgcatattcatagcaaacaccaatataataaaattttaaatacggagcacaaactacaatgttatattaatcgtgttttgaacatcgtatcccatattgacaaaatcaagcaaaagtgaatcccatattaaaaaaataaacaatgcccaaaaaaaaaagtgcaaaaataaataaattgtgggccccataattctaatatatatatatatatatatatgtataaaaatagtgtaaattaataatgtcaaaaaaaaaggtgcaccccgtattaaaaatcaaacaatattcatgtaatttccaaagtatctcattaagtccataatgatggatttattgccacgtgcgtattcatagcaaacactaatataataaaattttagatacggagcacaaactacaatgttatattaatcgtgttttgaacatagtatatgtatatatattatatgcataaaaatagtacaaactaataatgtctaaaaaaaaaaaaaaaagtgcaccccataaagggtggacctcatactaaacaacactaaaaaaaaaaaaaaaaaaaaagttgaacccaccatctccaaactcactgtaaaaaaagtggaccccatattaacaaaatcaagcaatattacaaaaaaaaaaaagtgaaccccatattaaaaaaaaaaaaataatgtaaaaaaaaagtgcaaactttgtcttcgtagtaaacactaatatactaaatttttagatacggagtacaaactacaatgttatattaatcgtgttttgaacatagtgtgtatatatgcataaaaatagtgcaaattaataatgtccaaaaacaaaagtgcactccatattaaaaattcaaacaatattcatgtaattttcaaagtatctcattaagtcaataatgatggattcattaccatgtgcgtatcaatccattagtgggagcaaatgaaattgtttttcttcataaagttaagtagtcaaaccatacaattttctttctttttttatattagcctaaaatctaatctagatattaaagtgttgtatttgctattccgccatgtcatttatttgttatgttcactaaaataaatatacttaaaatatttacatTTTAAAACAAGATAgagtttaattacttttttatttttattcttactctaataaatgtgaaaagagattaacgtcgtaaaaaaaatatatcaaatggatatcaaataatgaataaggtaaattagtcaaattataattctaatcgacgttttttaaaaaaccatgcaaaagacaacatgacaagtaaaatgagctaaaccgagaatatttaccaaaaattaaaaaatagtaattCTTCGTTTaattagaaaatcaatttctactttgtttcgttttaaacatgtaaaattaatttaataattttaattagaattatccaaatcaaaatttgataaaaaataataagtattttacacctttaaattaatcgaattaaaattgaaagtatcaactgatgcttaaatattgctattattttatctcaaagagaggaaaatagtttccttttaaacaagtcttctgttttaaaaaaatattaataaatttgccgattttgtattcgtagcaaacattaatataataaaattttagatacggaacacaaactacaatgttatattaatcgtattttaaacataatatatatatatataatcactattcaaaaacaattacatacacatagatacactataatctaaagtgtggGGTCCGTGCGCAACACGAGCATAGGCCGTCTAATTAGTTTATAATTACCCAAGTTCATTCTTACAGGCAAAGCAAAACAATTCTCAGCAATCTCTATCATATACTATGTACATGCAGTCAAACAATTAGTTCAATATTCAAAATGTAACCACTAATTAATACgaatacatcatatcatgtcggaTGATGAATCGTTATCAACTATGCCTTTTTGTTCACAGGTATGTTTCCGGATTCACACATCATTAGTCTTATGCTCTTTTGATGTGAATATATTAGCGAAGTAAAAGATCGCTGGTATAACTTATTACTCCCTTCCGTTCAAAAAATGtgttcacttagccatttgcacattTCTAAATGTACActtcttaagaaaatattaactcatAGATAAAAACAGATAATTTAACTAAACTACCTCTAATTAATTAGATACTGAGATTTGGTCGCTTAACACTTAATACGGGCAAATTTGAAAAGAtaagattacaacaacaacaacaacaacagcccagtgaaatcccacatcttggggtctggggagggtataatgtacgcagaccttactcctaccaaggtaggatggctgtttccgagagaccctcggctcaataagattaatttttttttaaaaatttgataAGTAAACActcttttttaataaaaaaataaagattaAGTGGACATATTTTTAAAAGGGTGGGAGTAGTATATAAATACTAGTCTTCTTTGGCAAGTTAAACGATGGTTTAAGTCTTATCAAACATTATTACTCCACTTGGTACCTAATTTAAAACAAGGAATGTATTGGGAATTGGTGAGTAAAATTTACTTAGACCCTACCAGCGGCTTTAATTAACCAAGTAGCATTCTTAACTTTTTAAAATTATTCTCTTCTTAATTAAAAAACTACTTGTCATTTCATGAAAAGAGCAAGGTGATAGAAAATTTATGGGTGAAAATTGACTTAattttcaaaatcaaactcttccCTAAATAATAGATATTCTTTCCCCTTTATCTTATGCAATGTCTATTTTACCCATGACATTATCAATCTTCCATCCATGTATTACCTTTCTATATTATGATTGGTATTTTAATATTACACGCATTaagtgtatattatgtatgtacatgcatgtgtgtatatatatacacacacacatattacctgttatttttacatatatatgtatatgtatatttaagtttcacttctctcttGTTCTCTATTGTCAATATATAAACATGGTTTGGTTGTCATTAGtggaatattttaaattataatttaaaattcatttaaatatataaatagataatctttTAGGAGTTTGTTATAGAATAAAcctctatttttattaattattttgtattacctgcattgaaatatatttataaagttattattatCTATTATTTTTACTTGTATAATAGATATCAgaattttgattattattaataaaaaaactATTCTTCTCATTTATTCATTATAAAACGACATGAAGTTATATACTCAACTAGtatttcttacttttctttttctgtctcgacaataatatttatttttttatagaaaattttgtacatagattaaagagataaaaaaaaatcatgattttaaagaagtaaaacaAAAAAAGACAAGTTGATAATGTAATGATAAAATAGAAATTTGAAAAAGTCAATTAAAATAAAGGGGGGAGAGTGACAATTTTTCAAAGTAATTTATAGATCAATTGGTCTTACTTGTTACTTGTTAGTGTATACTTCAAGCGTGAATAAAGATTATAAATTCGATTTCTCTAATTTGAATCTTTCTATTGATCACTTTATAGCACGAAGAGAAGAAGCTTAGCGTATTTTGATGGGAAAAGGATATTGTGTGTCCACTCAGCCAAATTAATCTCATATTTAATTATTGTTTGGGCTTAATTCCACTAGATGTCcgttcggcccaaaataatgccaaaaaatggccggtcagcccaaaataatgccaaggctgATCGTCTCAACAGTCCAGGCGcttaaaaaaaagactttttgtggagactaagtcgccactaaagggctgctacagcatatatacatatgttggaattatatatacactttatagacaagaattatacattttatatacatatgttggaattaatcatacatttattatacataaattatacgttaattatacctTTATACGCATATtatgcaataatgatatgattttttttttttacatatacgatagcgatacatattatataccacaatgatacagtttctataatacatttttatacgtatgatacactttttatacaagactgatacaatttatatacacatgttggaattatatatacactttttatacaagaatgataccgtttatatacatatacaacaggggtacatattatatacacatatgatacagtttctatacatatgatatattttatatacatatacagcaGGGACACATATTATATACACATAGGATACAATTTCTATACATCAAAACTTTTTCAGTCCTGCAATGGCGTCTTCATATGAATCCTCTACCATTTTCGTAACCTGCAACTCACAAATAAAATTGGAGAAGAAGGTGGAAGAGGAAAGAGGAGGAGAAGATGGAGAAGAAggtggaagaggaagaggaagaagaaaaatgTAGAAgacagaaaaagaaaggaaagtggAATTAGTTTAGTGGTTATAATTTGGGTTTAAGAAAATTGTAGCCATCGGGTGGGATAATTTTTGGCCGAGCGGCCATTTATGTCCTTTCCCCTATTTTGATCGGTATAATATACTTCGGTAAGCATGATAGTTATTTTGCCTATTTACTTGTTTGCTTATTCTAAATAAAATAATATAGCACTAAATTTAAAGCTACTAGTAAAATCTAAATTCACAGGTAGACTCATATTCAGATAGATAAAGAGTAGAATACAGTTGAAACTATGAAGAGAATTGAATTCTCCTCAACAGTCACCAACTAAGATTCCTACCTCGAGGAGTGCTTTTTTCTTGGATCCTTCAATAATTGATAAGAACAATGCTTTAAATAATTACCATCTGTTAATATTTCACAGTCCAGTAGTTTCTTGGAATTGCCTGTCTTGGACTTCTAACGTACGAGAACTCCAAGTAAGATCCCAATAATTCGTAAAATTAAA
Encoded here:
- the LOC132600209 gene encoding transcription factor BIM1-like isoform X4; translated protein: MELPQSRPFATEGGKRTHDFLSLYSSPIEQDPRPSQGGYLKTHDFLQPLEQARKTVGKEENKVEVAIEKPPSAEHILPGGIGTYSISYLQQRVPKPEADTFAVTQASSTDRDDRNSNCSSYSGSGFTLWNESAIKKGKTGKENFAGYRHVVRAGVNIGAGELTTSLERQSQLSSNHNHNNATLSSLSSPQQPSAMENQSFMHMLTSAKNAQEEDYDEEEEEEFVVKKESPSPSRGNLSVKVDGRSSDQKPNTPRSKHSATEQRRRSKINDRFLKLREIIPHSDQKRDKASFLLEVIEYVQFLQEKVHKYEGSYQGMENKPSTLPWNKCHRLAQGFIDHSQGTNSASCPALIHAAKFDENKIGISATGPANVQKLEPIRTPNVKESSLLSELTNKAATHCMQPNTFPLCGNTSIASLQSILAADTGMLELKSQSQFSLSRPNMTNYAVTNDKPKGQEVSIESGTITISSAYSQSRDLS
- the LOC132600209 gene encoding transcription factor BIM1-like isoform X1, with the protein product MELPQSRPFATEGGKRTHDFLSLYSSPIEQDPRPSQGGYLKTHDFLQPLEQARKTVGKEENKVEVAIEKPPSAEHILPGGIGTYSISYLQQRVPKPEADTFAVTQASSTDRDDRNSNCSSYSGSGFTLWNESAIKKGKTGKENFAGYRHVVRAGVNIGAGELTTSLERQSQLSSNHNHNNATLSSLSSPQQPSAMENQSFMHMLTSAKNAQEEDYDEEEEEEFVVKKESPSPSRGNLSVKVDGRSSDQKPNTPRSKHSATEQRRRSKINDRFLKLREIIPHSDQKRDKASFLLEVIEYVQFLQEKVHKYEGSYQGMENKPSTLPWNKCHRLAQGFIDHSQGTNSASCPALIHAAKFDENKIGISATGPANVQKLEPIRTPNVKESSLLSELTNKAATHCMQPNTFPLCGNTSIASLQSILAADTGMLELKSQSQFSLSRPNMTNYAVTNDKPKGQEVSIESGTITISSAYSQRLLNTLKQALQNSGVDLSQADMSVQIDLGKRASDKLNASTSNVKGDNISTSNQPTPQFIDTSTGEESVHAFKRLKKS
- the LOC132600209 gene encoding transcription factor BIM1-like isoform X2, producing the protein MELPQSRPFATEGGKRTHDFLSLYSSPIEQDPRPSQGGYLKTHDFLQPLEQARKTVGKEENKVEVAIEKPPSAEHILPGGIGTYSISYLQQRVPKPEADTFAVTQASSTDRDDRNSNCSSYSGSGFTLWNESAIKKGKTGKENFAGYRHVVRGVNIGAGELTTSLERQSQLSSNHNHNNATLSSLSSPQQPSAMENQSFMHMLTSAKNAQEEDYDEEEEEEFVVKKESPSPSRGNLSVKVDGRSSDQKPNTPRSKHSATEQRRRSKINDRFLKLREIIPHSDQKRDKASFLLEVIEYVQFLQEKVHKYEGSYQGMENKPSTLPWNKCHRLAQGFIDHSQGTNSASCPALIHAAKFDENKIGISATGPANVQKLEPIRTPNVKESSLLSELTNKAATHCMQPNTFPLCGNTSIASLQSILAADTGMLELKSQSQFSLSRPNMTNYAVTNDKPKGQEVSIESGTITISSAYSQRLLNTLKQALQNSGVDLSQADMSVQIDLGKRASDKLNASTSNVKGDNISTSNQPTPQFIDTSTGEESVHAFKRLKKS